Proteins encoded within one genomic window of Equus caballus isolate H_3958 breed thoroughbred chromosome 20, TB-T2T, whole genome shotgun sequence:
- the MRPS10 gene encoding small ribosomal subunit protein uS10m isoform X5, whose protein sequence is MSDSRNFSVNNCKSSTAKNGGFLLSTNMKWVQFSNLHIDVPKDVNKPMITVSDEPDTLYKRLSVLVKGHDKAVLDSYEYFAVLAAKELGISIKVHEPPRKIERLTLLKSVHIFKKHRVQYEMRTLYRCLELERVTGSTADVYLEYIQRNLPEGVAMEVTKTRLERLPEHIKEPIWETIPEEKEESKS, encoded by the exons ATGAGT gattcgaggaatttttctgtaaacaaTTGTAAGAGCAGTACAGCCAAAAATGGTGGCTTTCTACT CAGTACCAATATGAAGTGGGTACAGTTTTCAAACCTACACATTGATGTTCCCAAGGATGTGAACAAGCCAATG aTAACCGTTTCTGATGAACCAGACACATTATATAAGCGCCTGTCAGTTTTAGTAAAAGGCCATGATAAGGCTGTATTGGACAGTTATGAATATTTTGCCGTGCTTGCTGCTAAAGAACTTGGTATCTCTATTAAAGT ACATGAACCTCCAAGAAAAATAGAGCGATTGACTCTTCTCAAATCGGTACATATTTTCAAGAAGCACAGAGTTCAGTATGAGATGAGAACACTTTACAGATGTTTAGAG TTAGAACGTGTAACTGGAAGTACAGCGGATGTCTATTTGGAATATATTCAGCGAAACTTACCTGAAGGAGTTGCCATGGAAGTTACGAAG acaAGATTAGAACGGCTACCAGAACACATCAAGGAGCCAATCTGGGAAACGAtaccagaggaaaaagaagaaagcaagtcATAA
- the MRPS10 gene encoding small ribosomal subunit protein uS10m isoform X1, with product MSGLIEDSWILIPVSAVCGYITHPTASGKPHRTLDSRNFSVNNCKSSTAKNGGFLLSTNMKWVQFSNLHIDVPKDVNKPMITVSDEPDTLYKRLSVLVKGHDKAVLDSYEYFAVLAAKELGISIKVHEPPRKIERLTLLKSVHIFKKHRVQYEMRTLYRCLELERVTGSTADVYLEYIQRNLPEGVAMEVTKTRLERLPEHIKEPIWETIPEEKEESKS from the exons atgtctggcttaatagaagacagctggattctcataccTGTTTCTGCAGTCTGTGGCTATATCACACATCCTACAGCCTCTGGAAAACCTCACCGGACACTG gattcgaggaatttttctgtaaacaaTTGTAAGAGCAGTACAGCCAAAAATGGTGGCTTTCTACT CAGTACCAATATGAAGTGGGTACAGTTTTCAAACCTACACATTGATGTTCCCAAGGATGTGAACAAGCCAATG aTAACCGTTTCTGATGAACCAGACACATTATATAAGCGCCTGTCAGTTTTAGTAAAAGGCCATGATAAGGCTGTATTGGACAGTTATGAATATTTTGCCGTGCTTGCTGCTAAAGAACTTGGTATCTCTATTAAAGT ACATGAACCTCCAAGAAAAATAGAGCGATTGACTCTTCTCAAATCGGTACATATTTTCAAGAAGCACAGAGTTCAGTATGAGATGAGAACACTTTACAGATGTTTAGAG TTAGAACGTGTAACTGGAAGTACAGCGGATGTCTATTTGGAATATATTCAGCGAAACTTACCTGAAGGAGTTGCCATGGAAGTTACGAAG acaAGATTAGAACGGCTACCAGAACACATCAAGGAGCCAATCTGGGAAACGAtaccagaggaaaaagaagaaagcaagtcATAA
- the MRPS10 gene encoding small ribosomal subunit protein uS10m isoform X2, with translation MSGLIEDSWILIPVSAVCGYITHPTASGKPHRTLDSRNFSVNNCKSSTAKNGGFLLTNMKWVQFSNLHIDVPKDVNKPMITVSDEPDTLYKRLSVLVKGHDKAVLDSYEYFAVLAAKELGISIKVHEPPRKIERLTLLKSVHIFKKHRVQYEMRTLYRCLELERVTGSTADVYLEYIQRNLPEGVAMEVTKTRLERLPEHIKEPIWETIPEEKEESKS, from the exons atgtctggcttaatagaagacagctggattctcataccTGTTTCTGCAGTCTGTGGCTATATCACACATCCTACAGCCTCTGGAAAACCTCACCGGACACTG gattcgaggaatttttctgtaaacaaTTGTAAGAGCAGTACAGCCAAAAATGGTGGCTTTCTACT TACCAATATGAAGTGGGTACAGTTTTCAAACCTACACATTGATGTTCCCAAGGATGTGAACAAGCCAATG aTAACCGTTTCTGATGAACCAGACACATTATATAAGCGCCTGTCAGTTTTAGTAAAAGGCCATGATAAGGCTGTATTGGACAGTTATGAATATTTTGCCGTGCTTGCTGCTAAAGAACTTGGTATCTCTATTAAAGT ACATGAACCTCCAAGAAAAATAGAGCGATTGACTCTTCTCAAATCGGTACATATTTTCAAGAAGCACAGAGTTCAGTATGAGATGAGAACACTTTACAGATGTTTAGAG TTAGAACGTGTAACTGGAAGTACAGCGGATGTCTATTTGGAATATATTCAGCGAAACTTACCTGAAGGAGTTGCCATGGAAGTTACGAAG acaAGATTAGAACGGCTACCAGAACACATCAAGGAGCCAATCTGGGAAACGAtaccagaggaaaaagaagaaagcaagtcATAA
- the MRPS10 gene encoding small ribosomal subunit protein uS10m isoform X4: MAARAVLGAVCRRLWQDSRNFSVNNCKSSTAKNGGFLLTNMKWVQFSNLHIDVPKDVNKPMITVSDEPDTLYKRLSVLVKGHDKAVLDSYEYFAVLAAKELGISIKVHEPPRKIERLTLLKSVHIFKKHRVQYEMRTLYRCLELERVTGSTADVYLEYIQRNLPEGVAMEVTKTRLERLPEHIKEPIWETIPEEKEESKS, encoded by the exons ATGGCGGCGCGAGCAGTGCTTGGCGCGGTTTGCCGGCGACTCTGGCAG gattcgaggaatttttctgtaaacaaTTGTAAGAGCAGTACAGCCAAAAATGGTGGCTTTCTACT TACCAATATGAAGTGGGTACAGTTTTCAAACCTACACATTGATGTTCCCAAGGATGTGAACAAGCCAATG aTAACCGTTTCTGATGAACCAGACACATTATATAAGCGCCTGTCAGTTTTAGTAAAAGGCCATGATAAGGCTGTATTGGACAGTTATGAATATTTTGCCGTGCTTGCTGCTAAAGAACTTGGTATCTCTATTAAAGT ACATGAACCTCCAAGAAAAATAGAGCGATTGACTCTTCTCAAATCGGTACATATTTTCAAGAAGCACAGAGTTCAGTATGAGATGAGAACACTTTACAGATGTTTAGAG TTAGAACGTGTAACTGGAAGTACAGCGGATGTCTATTTGGAATATATTCAGCGAAACTTACCTGAAGGAGTTGCCATGGAAGTTACGAAG acaAGATTAGAACGGCTACCAGAACACATCAAGGAGCCAATCTGGGAAACGAtaccagaggaaaaagaagaaagcaagtcATAA
- the MRPS10 gene encoding small ribosomal subunit protein uS10m isoform X6, with translation MSDSRNFSVNNCKSSTAKNGGFLLTNMKWVQFSNLHIDVPKDVNKPMITVSDEPDTLYKRLSVLVKGHDKAVLDSYEYFAVLAAKELGISIKVHEPPRKIERLTLLKSVHIFKKHRVQYEMRTLYRCLELERVTGSTADVYLEYIQRNLPEGVAMEVTKTRLERLPEHIKEPIWETIPEEKEESKS, from the exons ATGAGT gattcgaggaatttttctgtaaacaaTTGTAAGAGCAGTACAGCCAAAAATGGTGGCTTTCTACT TACCAATATGAAGTGGGTACAGTTTTCAAACCTACACATTGATGTTCCCAAGGATGTGAACAAGCCAATG aTAACCGTTTCTGATGAACCAGACACATTATATAAGCGCCTGTCAGTTTTAGTAAAAGGCCATGATAAGGCTGTATTGGACAGTTATGAATATTTTGCCGTGCTTGCTGCTAAAGAACTTGGTATCTCTATTAAAGT ACATGAACCTCCAAGAAAAATAGAGCGATTGACTCTTCTCAAATCGGTACATATTTTCAAGAAGCACAGAGTTCAGTATGAGATGAGAACACTTTACAGATGTTTAGAG TTAGAACGTGTAACTGGAAGTACAGCGGATGTCTATTTGGAATATATTCAGCGAAACTTACCTGAAGGAGTTGCCATGGAAGTTACGAAG acaAGATTAGAACGGCTACCAGAACACATCAAGGAGCCAATCTGGGAAACGAtaccagaggaaaaagaagaaagcaagtcATAA
- the MRPS10 gene encoding small ribosomal subunit protein uS10m isoform X3: MAARAVLGAVCRRLWQDSRNFSVNNCKSSTAKNGGFLLSTNMKWVQFSNLHIDVPKDVNKPMITVSDEPDTLYKRLSVLVKGHDKAVLDSYEYFAVLAAKELGISIKVHEPPRKIERLTLLKSVHIFKKHRVQYEMRTLYRCLELERVTGSTADVYLEYIQRNLPEGVAMEVTKTRLERLPEHIKEPIWETIPEEKEESKS, encoded by the exons ATGGCGGCGCGAGCAGTGCTTGGCGCGGTTTGCCGGCGACTCTGGCAG gattcgaggaatttttctgtaaacaaTTGTAAGAGCAGTACAGCCAAAAATGGTGGCTTTCTACT CAGTACCAATATGAAGTGGGTACAGTTTTCAAACCTACACATTGATGTTCCCAAGGATGTGAACAAGCCAATG aTAACCGTTTCTGATGAACCAGACACATTATATAAGCGCCTGTCAGTTTTAGTAAAAGGCCATGATAAGGCTGTATTGGACAGTTATGAATATTTTGCCGTGCTTGCTGCTAAAGAACTTGGTATCTCTATTAAAGT ACATGAACCTCCAAGAAAAATAGAGCGATTGACTCTTCTCAAATCGGTACATATTTTCAAGAAGCACAGAGTTCAGTATGAGATGAGAACACTTTACAGATGTTTAGAG TTAGAACGTGTAACTGGAAGTACAGCGGATGTCTATTTGGAATATATTCAGCGAAACTTACCTGAAGGAGTTGCCATGGAAGTTACGAAG acaAGATTAGAACGGCTACCAGAACACATCAAGGAGCCAATCTGGGAAACGAtaccagaggaaaaagaagaaagcaagtcATAA